The proteins below are encoded in one region of Halalkalicoccus jeotgali B3:
- a CDS encoding M14 family zinc carboxypeptidase has protein sequence MTAGALALPGSAHSDHTSEKTGDLYEFVRNHTPEEYRIPTLIRIDDGSAFEALSALDGIEAYRETREPEPAAYGRLDGAAVATVLDVGGVSELEYAPGANPFWKLGVFPSRVFPAVEDSVGYIGFEECEAGLAALAEAHPERLALTSVGESPGHRDLFEGDTDPKDLWVAELTNDVGNDSSFEEKDKLVYTLSIHGDERVGVEAGSRFIERVLAGEEPAVEDRLDDAVLVFLYANPDGWVAREPRYPSPDDGFERVSATGVDPNRQYPTAGRIDPVHYPADPDGADLIDDAPGVDGDIPERVAEHAPDALSIARHMRGYENVELFCDLHGMHWSEQFVVSLVANAQYDHRRLAEMDLLNRAIGAELEAEIGSLEENREALSIGAERYDPVREEGGEVPDAEAMVPESLYDFGTVYDTLGYSTTGALLGWAAHPEEAGGLGAKSIALEMAFSNTISPMRLEYSPELLDVQVGAYLGALRAASREAPADRDPSISGEGSTAVVTTDDLARSSDALSFVGARSEETRTTAEIDPRGDETVTFGVSAPTDEISLRLRADGTEPLHATVFGPDGAERHAFDGTSTTSGRDPSWTVADPAVGQWRVAISNPRSVRAEVAVLVDAVVSDASADPPDPRDVLGYEQRLYETNPLSYFESYAEFAEGSVEFVSPAEVASGVLTDGDRPVYDAVVLIHDSFEAPEAIDEYVEAGGSLVLTDSGVELLCDLHAGSLSVIGSRAITTGRREFAALDEYRASEHPLLAETRGIERELWTLAPKGYAIGEEAPVTSVVPEVFEAAGGSVAATIGGGVAVGSIGNVHVIGSLLPPSSQAHLHPFGLLDHSVSMLGHTILSNALGYAVGRGENEPLF, from the coding sequence ATGACAGCCGGCGCGCTCGCGTTACCGGGCAGCGCACACAGCGATCACACCTCCGAGAAGACGGGCGATCTCTACGAGTTCGTCAGGAACCACACCCCCGAGGAGTACCGTATCCCGACGCTGATCCGAATCGACGACGGGTCGGCATTCGAGGCGCTCTCCGCGCTCGACGGGATCGAAGCCTACCGCGAGACCAGAGAGCCCGAACCCGCGGCCTACGGCCGACTCGACGGGGCGGCAGTCGCGACGGTCCTCGACGTCGGGGGCGTCTCGGAACTCGAGTACGCGCCGGGGGCGAACCCGTTCTGGAAGCTCGGTGTGTTCCCCTCGAGGGTGTTTCCGGCCGTCGAGGACAGCGTCGGCTACATCGGCTTCGAGGAGTGTGAGGCCGGCCTTGCGGCGCTCGCGGAGGCCCACCCCGAGCGGCTCGCGCTCACCTCGGTCGGCGAGAGCCCCGGCCACCGGGACCTGTTCGAGGGCGATACGGACCCGAAGGACCTGTGGGTGGCCGAACTGACCAACGACGTCGGGAACGACTCTTCGTTCGAGGAGAAGGACAAGCTCGTCTACACCCTCTCGATCCACGGCGACGAGCGCGTCGGCGTCGAGGCCGGGAGCCGGTTCATCGAGCGGGTACTCGCGGGCGAGGAGCCGGCCGTCGAGGACCGCCTCGACGACGCCGTACTCGTGTTCCTGTACGCGAACCCGGACGGGTGGGTCGCCCGGGAGCCTCGGTATCCGAGCCCGGACGACGGCTTCGAACGCGTGAGCGCGACTGGGGTCGATCCGAATCGCCAGTACCCGACCGCGGGCCGGATCGACCCGGTCCACTACCCGGCGGACCCGGACGGGGCGGACCTCATCGACGACGCCCCCGGCGTCGACGGGGATATCCCCGAGCGCGTCGCCGAGCACGCACCCGACGCGCTCTCGATCGCCCGGCACATGCGTGGGTACGAGAACGTCGAACTGTTCTGTGACCTCCACGGGATGCACTGGTCCGAGCAGTTCGTCGTCTCGCTGGTCGCAAACGCCCAGTACGACCACCGTCGACTCGCGGAGATGGACCTGCTCAACCGCGCGATCGGGGCGGAACTCGAAGCGGAGATCGGCTCGCTCGAGGAGAACCGCGAGGCGCTCTCGATCGGGGCCGAGCGCTACGATCCCGTCCGCGAGGAGGGTGGGGAGGTCCCCGACGCGGAGGCGATGGTGCCCGAGTCGCTGTACGACTTCGGAACGGTCTACGACACCCTCGGATACAGCACCACGGGCGCGTTGCTGGGCTGGGCGGCCCACCCCGAGGAGGCCGGCGGGCTCGGCGCGAAGTCGATCGCCCTCGAGATGGCCTTCTCGAACACGATCTCGCCGATGCGACTGGAGTACAGCCCCGAACTGCTCGACGTGCAGGTCGGTGCGTACCTCGGCGCGCTCCGGGCGGCCAGCCGCGAGGCCCCCGCCGACCGGGACCCGTCGATCTCGGGGGAGGGCTCGACCGCGGTCGTCACCACCGACGACCTCGCTCGGTCCTCGGACGCGCTCTCGTTCGTCGGCGCGCGCTCCGAGGAGACCCGTACCACTGCGGAGATCGACCCGCGGGGCGACGAGACGGTCACGTTCGGCGTCTCGGCGCCGACCGACGAGATATCCCTTCGCCTCCGTGCCGACGGGACCGAACCGCTTCACGCGACGGTCTTCGGTCCCGACGGGGCAGAACGCCACGCCTTCGACGGCACGAGCACCACGTCGGGCCGGGACCCGAGTTGGACCGTCGCCGACCCCGCCGTGGGCCAGTGGCGCGTGGCGATCTCGAACCCGCGGTCGGTCCGCGCCGAGGTCGCCGTGCTGGTCGATGCGGTCGTCTCGGATGCAAGCGCCGACCCGCCGGACCCGCGGGACGTACTGGGGTACGAACAGCGCCTCTACGAGACGAACCCGCTGTCGTATTTCGAGTCCTACGCCGAGTTCGCCGAGGGAAGCGTCGAGTTCGTCTCGCCGGCGGAGGTCGCCTCGGGCGTCCTCACTGACGGCGACCGGCCGGTCTACGACGCCGTGGTCCTGATCCACGACTCGTTCGAAGCCCCGGAAGCGATCGACGAGTACGTCGAGGCCGGCGGCTCGCTCGTGCTCACCGATTCGGGTGTCGAGTTGCTCTGCGATCTGCACGCCGGGTCGCTCTCGGTGATCGGCTCCCGTGCGATCACCACCGGTCGGCGGGAGTTCGCCGCGCTCGACGAGTACCGGGCGAGTGAGCACCCCCTGCTGGCCGAGACCCGCGGGATCGAACGCGAACTCTGGACGCTCGCGCCGAAGGGCTACGCCATCGGGGAGGAAGCGCCGGTCACGTCCGTCGTTCCCGAGGTCTTCGAGGCCGCCGGGGGGTCGGTCGCCGCGACCATCGGCGGCGGCGTCGCCGTCGGCTCGATCGGAAACGTCCACGTGATCGGAAGCCTGCTGCCCCCGAGCAGTCAGGCCCACCTTCACCCGTTCGGTCTGCTCGATCACAGCGTCTCGATGCTCGGGCACACGATCCTCTCGAACGCGCTCGGCTACGCGGTCGGTCGGGGCGAGAACGAACCGCTGTTCTGA
- the hmgB gene encoding hydroxymethylglutaryl-CoA synthase has product MTDVGIDAIEIRTGKLKLDLPNTFAPAKGEDPEKYTKGLGLNASSFPDTYEDIVTMGANAAHRLMEREGLGPEDIGRIDVATESSFDNSKPVSTYIAGCLEAVFDGEFSHANKGERKFACLAGTQSIDDAYNWIKAGRHRGRSALVIATDTALYARNDPGEATQGGGAVAMLISEEPDLVALSTEQGYGSADETDFLKPNQQFPSVDGKRSVQVYLSRMREALEDFESVAGRTHTEDFTYIPFHTPFPGMVRKAALFGYRHMIRDTQKEDELAGEIGRQPREEAFDDDGTFEEALSEYMDGLKRTDAYQEWYARVVDPTLSISREVGNWYTGSVHLARASALKTAAEEGRDLAGERLLVGSYGSGAQAEIHAETVQEGWTEKIEAMTVDEGIEKRYDLSYDEYERVHDVHNHDVETDADVEEFTAPEAEFVFDGWGRMGERKYRFVE; this is encoded by the coding sequence ATGACAGACGTCGGTATCGACGCCATCGAGATCCGAACCGGGAAGCTCAAGCTCGATCTGCCGAACACCTTCGCGCCGGCGAAGGGTGAGGATCCCGAGAAGTACACCAAGGGCCTCGGACTGAACGCGAGTTCGTTTCCCGACACCTACGAGGACATCGTCACGATGGGCGCGAACGCCGCCCACCGCCTGATGGAACGCGAGGGGCTCGGGCCCGAGGACATCGGGCGGATCGACGTCGCGACCGAGAGCTCCTTCGACAACTCGAAGCCCGTTTCGACCTACATCGCGGGCTGTCTGGAGGCCGTCTTCGACGGGGAGTTCAGCCACGCCAACAAGGGCGAACGCAAGTTCGCCTGTCTGGCGGGCACCCAGTCGATCGACGACGCCTACAACTGGATCAAGGCCGGGCGACACAGGGGTCGCTCGGCGCTCGTGATCGCGACCGACACCGCACTGTACGCCAGAAACGACCCCGGCGAGGCCACACAGGGGGGCGGTGCCGTCGCCATGCTCATCTCCGAGGAGCCCGACCTCGTGGCGCTCTCGACCGAGCAGGGCTACGGGAGCGCCGACGAGACCGACTTCCTCAAACCGAACCAGCAGTTCCCCTCGGTCGACGGCAAGCGTTCCGTGCAGGTGTATCTCTCCCGGATGCGCGAGGCCCTGGAGGACTTCGAGAGCGTCGCCGGGCGCACGCACACCGAGGACTTCACGTACATCCCGTTTCACACCCCGTTCCCGGGGATGGTCCGGAAGGCCGCGCTCTTCGGCTATCGTCACATGATCCGCGACACCCAGAAGGAAGACGAGTTGGCCGGGGAGATCGGTCGCCAGCCCCGCGAAGAGGCCTTCGACGACGACGGGACGTTCGAAGAAGCGCTCAGCGAGTACATGGACGGGCTCAAACGCACCGACGCCTATCAGGAGTGGTACGCGCGGGTCGTCGATCCCACGCTTTCGATCTCGCGGGAGGTCGGCAACTGGTACACCGGTTCGGTCCACCTCGCCCGGGCGAGCGCACTCAAGACCGCCGCCGAGGAGGGACGCGACCTGGCCGGCGAGCGCCTGCTCGTTGGATCCTACGGCAGCGGCGCGCAGGCCGAGATCCACGCCGAGACCGTCCAGGAGGGCTGGACCGAGAAGATCGAGGCGATGACCGTCGACGAGGGGATCGAGAAGCGGTACGACCTCTCCTATGACGAGTACGAGCGCGTCCACGACGTCCACAACCACGACGTCGAGACCGACGCGGACGTCGAGGAGTTCACCGCGCCCGAAGCCGAGTTCGTCTTCGACGGCTGGGGCCGGATGGGCGAACGCAAGTACCGCTTCGTCGAGTAG
- a CDS encoding DUF2150 family protein, which produces MSTPPEAFYSEERWQNWIDRLKAEDIDPEDEDSARLLLNLQDDAAIAVAKIVSAHEEGELSEEEAVEELAEVREIVLSDVEVENEETAFLIDGVQTSLVCVFAAAEEFILRGASEEATVEEYVHAAADAEAEEDFDAALGYCAQGGTRIIDGEDLDVSVGEEIEYGFVAEWVNGLDSLQSAMRDPEVIEEEDED; this is translated from the coding sequence ATGAGCACCCCGCCCGAAGCGTTCTACTCCGAGGAACGCTGGCAGAACTGGATCGACCGCTTGAAAGCCGAGGACATCGACCCCGAGGACGAGGACTCGGCGCGCCTGCTTCTCAACCTGCAGGACGACGCCGCCATCGCCGTCGCGAAGATCGTCAGCGCCCACGAGGAGGGCGAGTTGAGCGAGGAGGAGGCCGTCGAGGAACTCGCGGAGGTCCGGGAGATCGTCCTCTCGGACGTCGAGGTCGAGAACGAGGAAACCGCCTTCCTGATCGACGGCGTCCAGACCAGTCTCGTCTGTGTCTTCGCTGCCGCCGAGGAGTTCATCCTCCGGGGCGCGAGCGAGGAAGCCACCGTCGAGGAGTACGTCCACGCCGCTGCCGACGCCGAGGCCGAGGAGGACTTCGACGCGGCTCTTGGCTACTGCGCGCAGGGCGGTACCCGGATCATCGACGGCGAGGATCTGGACGTGAGCGTCGGCGAGGAGATCGAGTACGGCTTCGTCGCCGAGTGGGTCAACGGCCTCGACAGCCTTCAGAGCGCGATGCGCGACCCCGAAGTCATCGAGGAAGAGGACGAGGACTGA
- a CDS encoding TatD family hydrolase — MEPILDDHMHLDPDHGQGVEAVKDFSRAGGTHLLVVNKPSWHLGDLPDAGADFESVFETTLGAVAEATDVLDGCAWPILGVHPGLISQLTDAGHTPEEAGEIMRAGLDRAGEYVASGAALGLKSGRPHYEVSEAVWKASNAVLKHALSLGADHECAVQLHTEGSEDLTEIAEWAEERGLPAHRVVKHYANGRLKGPTPSVICQRDELRRAAESNAPFMMETDFIDDPDRPGAVLGPKTVPRRVTWLREEGYEGAIRTAHVETPEEVYGIDTVSTLDE, encoded by the coding sequence ATGGAGCCGATCCTCGACGATCACATGCACCTCGATCCCGATCACGGTCAGGGGGTCGAGGCCGTCAAAGACTTTTCGAGAGCCGGCGGCACCCACCTGCTCGTCGTCAACAAACCCTCCTGGCACCTCGGGGATCTGCCCGACGCGGGTGCGGATTTCGAGTCCGTCTTCGAGACGACGCTGGGGGCCGTCGCCGAGGCCACCGACGTCCTCGATGGGTGTGCGTGGCCGATCCTCGGCGTCCATCCGGGACTGATCTCACAACTGACCGACGCGGGCCACACACCCGAGGAGGCGGGTGAGATCATGCGCGCGGGGCTGGATCGCGCCGGGGAGTACGTCGCGAGCGGGGCGGCGCTTGGCCTCAAGTCCGGCCGACCGCATTACGAGGTGAGCGAGGCCGTCTGGAAGGCCTCGAACGCGGTCCTCAAACACGCCCTTTCGCTCGGCGCGGACCACGAGTGTGCGGTTCAACTCCACACCGAGGGTAGCGAAGACCTCACCGAGATCGCTGAGTGGGCCGAGGAGCGTGGCTTACCCGCTCACCGCGTCGTCAAGCACTACGCGAACGGCCGATTGAAGGGTCCGACCCCGAGCGTCATTTGTCAGAGGGACGAACTCCGGCGCGCGGCCGAATCGAACGCGCCCTTCATGATGGAGACCGATTTCATCGACGATCCCGACCGTCCGGGGGCGGTGCTGGGACCCAAGACCGTCCCCCGACGGGTGACCTGGCTCCGCGAGGAGGGCTACGAGGGGGCGATCCGGACCGCCCACGTCGAGACACCCGAGGAAGTCTACGGGATCGATACGGTCAGCACACTGGACGAGTAG
- a CDS encoding helix-turn-helix domain-containing protein — protein sequence MSSRSPREELAEKVAGEITLSEDPGATLRKWRSDFTVSQTELAEELSISSSVISDYESGRRESPGIAVVRRIVTALLDIDERRGGGRIRQYARVISAGFESDIVQDLREYPTTIPLARFYDAIDATELVSGNSDRISGHTVIDSIEAITRLSSEEFYRLYGQSTNRALVFTGVTRGESPLVAMRVVNPTPNAVVLHGLSEDDLWEHAPDLARVDGFSLAVCNTDIETTLERLGELPQVTR from the coding sequence GTGAGTTCCCGCTCGCCGCGGGAGGAACTCGCCGAGAAGGTCGCCGGGGAGATCACCCTCAGCGAGGATCCCGGAGCCACGTTGCGAAAGTGGCGCAGCGACTTTACGGTCTCCCAGACCGAACTCGCCGAGGAGCTCTCGATCTCCTCGTCGGTGATCAGCGACTACGAGAGCGGCCGTCGCGAGAGTCCGGGGATCGCGGTCGTCCGGCGGATCGTCACCGCGTTGCTCGACATCGACGAGCGCCGAGGCGGCGGCCGGATCCGCCAGTACGCGCGCGTGATCTCGGCGGGCTTCGAGAGCGACATCGTTCAGGACCTCCGGGAGTACCCCACGACGATCCCGCTGGCGCGTTTCTACGACGCGATCGACGCCACCGAACTCGTATCGGGCAACTCGGATCGCATCAGCGGTCACACCGTAATCGACAGCATCGAGGCGATCACGAGGCTGTCGAGCGAGGAGTTCTACCGCCTCTACGGGCAAAGTACAAACCGCGCGCTGGTGTTTACCGGCGTCACGCGGGGCGAATCCCCGCTAGTGGCGATGCGCGTCGTGAACCCGACGCCGAACGCGGTCGTCCTCCACGGGCTTTCGGAGGACGACCTCTGGGAGCACGCTCCCGATCTCGCGCGGGTCGATGGGTTCTCGCTCGCGGTCTGTAATACGGACATCGAGACGACCCTCGAACGGCTGGGGGAGCTCCCTCAAGTGACGAGATAG
- a CDS encoding AAC(3) family N-acetyltransferase: MELPLVDRRGDSRIDTTLRTATEGYHRGRALRNRTSMALRRKRRNYDVGTVSEADFESVLDSHAGTDAVFVHVGLRDISRAFDRDPYVFLLNRLDDRFGSILNPGFTPAFRSVDGGIYHKRHSMPRFGAFSRLFLEDCEYRTDDPTNSILVRGPYRFDDCRQDDTWAADGCFAKLDRENVQYLNVGTDWLRSSHIHYLENRLNVPYVEIVEYEGVICREDGSCESITHRSHEYTMAMTWNRAKIREDLERAGVLDSYDLNGLQVFAFRARDIRQVLTPKILADPYYLVT; this comes from the coding sequence ATGGAGCTACCACTGGTGGACCGACGGGGGGACTCGCGCATCGACACGACGCTCCGGACTGCGACGGAGGGCTACCACCGCGGTCGGGCACTCCGCAACCGGACCTCGATGGCCCTCCGGCGAAAGCGACGGAACTACGACGTCGGGACCGTCTCGGAAGCCGACTTCGAGTCCGTGCTGGATTCGCACGCGGGGACCGACGCCGTCTTCGTTCACGTCGGTCTGCGCGACATCAGCCGAGCGTTCGACCGGGACCCCTACGTATTCCTCCTGAATCGACTCGACGACCGCTTCGGGTCGATACTCAACCCGGGATTCACGCCCGCGTTTCGGTCGGTCGACGGGGGAATCTACCACAAACGACACTCGATGCCGAGATTTGGGGCGTTCTCGCGGCTGTTTCTCGAGGACTGTGAGTACCGGACCGACGACCCGACGAACTCGATTTTGGTCCGGGGACCCTACCGGTTCGACGACTGCCGTCAGGACGACACCTGGGCGGCCGACGGCTGTTTCGCCAAACTGGATCGGGAGAACGTCCAGTATCTGAACGTCGGAACCGACTGGCTTCGCTCCTCGCACATCCACTACCTCGAAAACCGCCTGAACGTGCCCTACGTCGAGATCGTCGAGTACGAGGGAGTGATCTGTCGCGAGGACGGGAGTTGTGAGTCGATCACCCACCGTTCGCACGAGTATACGATGGCGATGACGTGGAACCGGGCGAAGATCCGCGAGGACCTCGAACGTGCGGGCGTCCTCGATAGCTACGATCTGAACGGCTTGCAGGTCTTCGCGTTTCGCGCCCGCGATATCCGGCAGGTACTCACGCCGAAGATCCTCGCCGACCCGTACTATCTCGTCACTTGA